The Streptomyces rubrogriseus genomic sequence GTCGGCACGGCCGGGAACCTGGGCGGGCAGGCCCGGGTGCGCGGGGTGTCGGGGACCTGGAAGGACCTCACCGACAACGTCAACGTGATGGCGTCGAACCTGACCGGTCAGGTCCGCTCCATCGCCCAGGTGGCCACCGCCGTGGCCCGGGGCGACCTGTCGCAGCGGATCACCGTGGACGCCGAGGGCGAGGTCGCGGCGCTGGCCGACGTGATCAACACCATGGTCGACACGCTGTCGGCGTTCGCCGACGAGGTCACCCGCGTCGCCCGCGAGGTCGGCACCGACGGGCGGCTCGGCGGCCAGGCGAACGTGCCGAACGTCGCCGGGACCTGGAAGGACCTCACCGACAACGTCAACTCGATGGCCAACAACCTCACCAACCAGGTGCGCAACATCGCCCTGGTGACGACCGCGGTGGCCCGGGGCGACCTGTCCAAGAAGATCGACGTCGACGCCCGCGGCGAGATCCTCGAACTCAAGACGACCATCAACACCATGGTCGACCAGCTCTCCGCCTTCGCCGACGAGGTCACCCGCGTGGCCCGCGAGGTCGGTACCGAGGGCCGGCTCGGCGGCCAGGCCGAGGTGGAGGGCGTCTCCGGCACCTGGAAGCGCCTCACGGAGAACGTCAACGAACTGGCCGGCAACCTCACCCGCCAGGTCCGCGCGATCGCCGAGGTCACCTCCGCCGTCGCCGAGGGCGACCTGACCCGGTCGGTCACCGTGGAGGCGTCCGGCGAGGTCGCCGAGCTGGGTGACAACATCAACGCCATGGTGGAGTCCCTGCGCGAGACCACGCGGGCCAACCAGGAGCAGGACTGGCTCAAGACCAACCTCGCCCGCATCTCCGGCCTGATGCAGGGGCACCGGGACCTGCCCGTCGTCGCCGAGCTGATCATGGACGAGCTGGTGCCGCTGGTGTCGGCCCAGTACGGCGCCTTCTACCTGGCCGAGGACGGGGACGACGGTCCGGAGCTGCGGCTCGTCGGCTCCTACGGCTACCCGGAGGACACGGCCAGACCCACCCGTATCGCCTTCGGCCGCACCTTGGTCGGTCAGGCCGCGCGCAGCCGGCGCACCATCATGGTGAACGAGCTCCCGCCGGGCTACCTGACCATCTCCTCGGGGCTCGGCGAAGTGGTCCCGGCCGCGCTGGTGCTGCTGCCCATCGTGGTCGAGGGGCAGGTCCTCGGGGTCATCGAGCTGGCCTCGGTCGCCGCCTTCAGCCAGATCAACCAGGACTTCCTGGAAATGCTGATGGAGACCATCGGCGTCAACGTCAACACGATCGTGGCCAACGCCCGTACCGACGAACTCCTCACCGAGTCGCAGCGGCTGACCGGCGAGCTCCAGGCCCGCTCCGCGGAGCTGCAGACCCAGCAGGAGGAACTGCAGCACTCCAACGCGGAGCTGGAGGACAAGGCCTCCCTGCTCGCGGCGCAGAACCGGGACATCGAGGCGAAGAACCTGCAGATCGAGCAGGCCAGGCAGGAGCTGGAGGCACGCGCCCAGCAGCTGTCGCTGGCCTCGAAGTACAAGTCGGAGTTCCTGGCCAACATGAGCCACGAGCTGCGCACCCCGCTCAACAGCCTGCTCATCCTGGCCCAGTTGCTCGCCCAGAACCCCTCGCGCAACCTCACCCCGAAGCAGGTCGAGTACGCGGGCATCATCCACTCGGCGGGCTCGGACCTGCTGCAGCTGATCAACGACATCCTGGACCTGTCGAAGGTCGAGGCCGGGAAGATGGACGTCTCCCCCGAGCGCGTGACGCTGCGCCAGCTCATCGAGTACGTCGAGGCCACCTTCCGGCCCATGACGAGCCAGAAGGGGCTGGAGTTCACGGTCGTGACGGCCCCCGGGGCACCGGCGGACCTGCTGACCGACGACTCCCGGCTGCGGCAGGTGCTGCGCAACCTGCTGTCGAACGCGGTGAAGTTCACCGAGCGGGGCGGCGTGGAGCTGGCCGTCGAACCGGCACCGGACGACGAGGTGCCCGGGGGCGTGGTGCGGGGCGGTCCCGTGGTGGCCTTCCGGGTCAAGGACACGGGTATCGGCATCCCCGAGCAGAACCTGGAGTCGATCTTCGGCGC encodes the following:
- a CDS encoding HAMP domain-containing protein, producing the protein MTSDSTGPVDAVPGDQELRRLLAGLTAVRDGDFGTRLPDDADGLMGDIAKVFNGMVDQLSVFTSEVTRVSREVGTEGALGGQARVPGVSGTWADLTDSVNAMAGNLTSQVRDIAQVATAVARGDLSQKIDVDARGEILELKNTINTMVDQLSAFADEVTRVAREVGTDGRLGGQADVQGVRGTWRDLTDSVNFMAGNLTNQVRNVAQVATAVAKGDLSQKITVDARGEILELKNTINTMVDQLSAFADEVTRVAREVGTAGNLGGQARVRGVSGTWKDLTDNVNVMASNLTGQVRSIAQVATAVARGDLSQRITVDAEGEVAALADVINTMVDTLSAFADEVTRVAREVGTDGRLGGQANVPNVAGTWKDLTDNVNSMANNLTNQVRNIALVTTAVARGDLSKKIDVDARGEILELKTTINTMVDQLSAFADEVTRVAREVGTEGRLGGQAEVEGVSGTWKRLTENVNELAGNLTRQVRAIAEVTSAVAEGDLTRSVTVEASGEVAELGDNINAMVESLRETTRANQEQDWLKTNLARISGLMQGHRDLPVVAELIMDELVPLVSAQYGAFYLAEDGDDGPELRLVGSYGYPEDTARPTRIAFGRTLVGQAARSRRTIMVNELPPGYLTISSGLGEVVPAALVLLPIVVEGQVLGVIELASVAAFSQINQDFLEMLMETIGVNVNTIVANARTDELLTESQRLTGELQARSAELQTQQEELQHSNAELEDKASLLAAQNRDIEAKNLQIEQARQELEARAQQLSLASKYKSEFLANMSHELRTPLNSLLILAQLLAQNPSRNLTPKQVEYAGIIHSAGSDLLQLINDILDLSKVEAGKMDVSPERVTLRQLIEYVEATFRPMTSQKGLEFTVVTAPGAPADLLTDDSRLRQVLRNLLSNAVKFTERGGVELAVEPAPDDEVPGGVVRGGPVVAFRVKDTGIGIPEQNLESIFGAFQQADGTTSRKYGGTGLGLSITREIAQLLGGAVTVDSTPDRGSTFTLYLPVARPDFEDLLARAPEHLPADASSDVLDRPAPVAELTGGHRRRPRRLLVVEERPRGLLTLVAESVVADLTHGRDDAGDRPPLDVITAVGAEEAAGALAAEPCHCVVLELGMPDDEASRFLRALRGDSALASVPVLVHSGHRADAAVAEDLRSRAAGGTLEFLAGLDELRERIALHLAAEEPGDVLSLVRPEEPPRPDPRAGQGPPAGRTVLVVDDDARNLFALSGILELHGFRVLHAENGRRGIEALVDHPEVALVLMDVMMPEMDGYTATAEIRRIPRYAELPIIAVTAKAMPGDREKSLASGASDYVTKPVDTKDLIACVRRWLPA